Proteins encoded by one window of Musa acuminata AAA Group cultivar baxijiao unplaced genomic scaffold, Cavendish_Baxijiao_AAA HiC_scaffold_811, whole genome shotgun sequence:
- the LOC135664180 gene encoding photosystem II CP47 reaction center protein, giving the protein MGLPWYRVHTVVLNDPGRLLSVHIMHTALVAGWAGSMALYELAVFDPSDPALDPMWRQGMFVIPFMTRLGITNSWGGWSISGGTVTNPGIWSYEGVAGAHIVFSGLCFLAAIWHWVYWDLEIFCDERTGKPSLDLPKIFGIHLFLSGLACFGFGAFHVTGLYGPGIWVSDPYGLTGKVQPVSPAWGAEGFDPFVPGGIASHHIAAGTLGILAGLFHLSVRPPQRLYKGLRMGNIETVLSSSIAAVFFAAFVVAGTMWYGSATTPIELFGPTRYQWDQGYFQQEIYRRVSAGLAQNLSLSEAWSKIPEKLAFYDYIGNNPAKGGLFRAGSMDNGDGIAVGWLGHPVFRDKEGRELFVRRMPTFFETFPVVLVDGDGIVRADVPFRRAESKYSVEQVGVTVEFYGGELNGVSYSDPATVKKYARRAQLGEIFELDRATLKSDGVFRSSPRGWFTFGHATFALLFFFGHIWHGARTLFRDVFAGIDPDLDAQVEFGAFQKLGDPTTKRQVV; this is encoded by the coding sequence ATGGGTTTGCCTTGGTATCGTGTTCATACTGTCGTATTGAATGATCCCGGTCGATTGCTTTCTGTCCATATAATGCATACAGCCCTAGTTGCTGGTTGGGCCGGTTCGATGGCTTTATACGAATTAGCGGTTTTTGATCCCTCTGACCCCGCTCTTGATCCAATGTGGAGACAAGGTATGTTCGTTATACCCTTCATGACTCGTTTAGGAATAACCAATTCGTGGGGTGGTTGGAGTATTTCAGGAGGAACTGTAACGAATCCCGGTATTTGGAGTTATGAAGGTGTGGCAGGGGCACATATTGTGTTTTCTGGCTTGTGCTTCTTGGCAGCTATCTGGCATTGGGTGTATTGGGACCTAGAAATATTCTGTGATGAACGTACGGGCAAACCATCTTTGGATTTGCCTAAGATCTTTGGAATTCATTTATTTCTCTCAGGGTTGGCTTGCTTTGGCTTTGGCGCATTTCATGTAACAGGTTTGTATGGTCCTGGAATATGGGTGTCCGATCCTTATGGACTAACTGGAAAAGTACAACCCGTAAGTCCAGCGTGGGGCGCAGAAGGCTTTGATCCTTTTGTTCCCGGAGGAATAGCCTCTCATCATATTGCAGCGGGTACATTGGGCATATTAGCAGGCTTATTCCATCTTAGTGTCCGTCCGCCTCAACGTCTATACAAAGGATTACGTATGGGCAATATTGAAACTGTACTTTCCAGTAGTATCGCTGCTGTTTTTTTTGCAGCTTTCGTTGTTGCTGGAACTATGTGGTATGGTTCAGCAACTACCCCAATCGAATTATTTGGTCCCACTCGTTATCAGTGGGATCAGGGATACTTTCAGCAAGAAATATATCGAAGAGTTAGCGCCGGACTAGCCCAAAATCTGAGTTTATCGGAAGCTTGGTCTAAAATTCCCGAAAAATTAGCTTTTTATGATTACATTGGTAATAATCCAGCAAAAGGGGGATTATTCAGAGCAGGGTCAATGGACAACGGGGATGGAATAGCTGTTGGGTGGTTAGGACACCCCGTCTTTAGAGATAAAGAAGGGCGCGAGCTTTTTGTACGTCGTATGCCTACCTTTTTTGAAACATTTCCGGTAGTTTTGGTAGATGGAGACGGAATTGTTAGAGCCGATGTTCCTTTTAGAAGGGCAGAATCAAAGTATAGTGTTGAACAAGTAGGTGTAACTGTTGAGTTCTATGGTGGCGAACTCAATGGAGTCAGTTATAGTGATCCTGCGACTGTAAAAAAATATGCTAGACGTGCCCAATTAGGTGAAATTTTTGAATTAGATCGGGCTACTTTGAAATCTGATGGCGTTTTTCGTAGCAGTCCAAGGGGTTGGTTCACTTTTGGCCATGCTACGTTTGCTTTGCTCTTCTTTTTCGGACACATTTGGCATGGCGCTAGAACCTTGTTCAGAGATGTTTTTGCTGGCATTGATCCAGATTTGGATGCTCAAGTGGAATTTGGAGCATTCCAAAAACTTGGGGATCCAACTACAAAGAGACAAGTAGTCTGA